The following proteins are co-located in the Microplitis demolitor isolate Queensland-Clemson2020A chromosome 3, iyMicDemo2.1a, whole genome shotgun sequence genome:
- the LOC103576166 gene encoding uncharacterized protein LOC103576166 → MTQSPTPSTSKLHDDKSIALQIHDINCQVAQFRDLLINIGQPRDGPELRERVRKLRRNCVESCKSTSQLVLPQMRSAIDLGIPADSPNLVLLFFVAQLFLRELFKCKNLVRIVPMDMSGYYASKSGPSNIGNVISSILLCKQITPNFNEEELCSTRKDSAEISALVAELQEFMPQSEADVERTIALQDCCAGTARNNGARKGNRWDNRAGNPNYFGGSFNFLCCASRPNYV, encoded by the exons ATGACGCAATCCCCGACACCATCCACCAGCAAATTACATGATGATAAATCAATCGCACTG CAAATACATGACATTAACTGCCAGGTGGCTCAGTTTCGAGATCTGCTGATTAACATCGGGCAGCCTCGGGATGGTCCAGAGCTGCGAGAACGGGTCCGCAAGCTGCGACGGAACTGCGTCGAGTCCTGCAAGTCCACTTCCCAGTTGGTCTTACCCCAAATGCGTAG TGCGATCGACCTTGGCATACCTGCAGACAGCCCGAACTTGGTGCTTCTTTTCTTCGTGGCCCAGCTTTTCTTGAGAGAGCTTTTCAAATGCAAAAATCTTGTCCGTATTGTTCCGATGGATATGTCTGGTTACTatg ccagCAAATCAGGACCATCAAACATTGGAAATGTGATTTCATCGATTTTACTATGCAAGCAGATTACTCCGAATTTCAATGAAGAGGAACTTTGCAGTACCCGTAAAGACTCGGCGGAAATAAGCGCTCTCGTTGCTGAGCTTCAAGAATTTATGCCGCAATCAGAGGCTGATGTAG AAAGAACTATTGCTCTGCAAGATTGCTGTGCAGGCACAGCTCGTAATAACGGGGCCCGTAAAGGCAACAGGTGGGACAATAGAGCCGGAAATCCAAATTACTTCGGTGGTAGCTTCAACTTCCTCTGCTGTGCCTCGAGACCTAATTACGTTTGA
- the LOC103576168 gene encoding stomatin-like protein 2, mitochondrial isoform X1 — protein sequence MIGRTRLLSRNLGVFRVNNSIAHQDVVSPTSSLVSVCPVQVREKSTTPLNTVMMFVPQQEAWIVERMGKFHRILEPGLNFLVPIIDKIKYVQSLKEIAIDVPKQSAITSDNVTLDIDGVLYLRINDPYKTSYGVEDPEFAIIQLAQTTMRSELGKIALDKVFREREDLNFNIVESINKASEVWGITCLRYEIRDIRLPLRVQEAMQMQVEAERRKRAAILESEGTRTADINVAEGKRQSRILASEAEKQEQINKASGEANALLAVAEARAKGLQIVASALGLKDGKNAASLNIAEQYIRAFNQLAKTNNTLILPSNVGDVPSLVAQAMTIYKQIVPQDTDIINGNNPGSSKNYDEVMEYFSDKEEAEKHRENDAESRSPKSLS from the exons ATGATTGGAAGAACGAGATTATTGTCAAGAAACCTCGGAGTTTTTCGGGTAAAt AATTCCATAGCGCATCAAGATGTTGTATCACCCACATCATCGCTGGTCTCTGTATGTCCTGTACAAGTTAGAGAAAAATCAACGACTCCTTTAAACACAGTTATGATGTTTGTTCCTCAGCAAGAg GCATGGATTGTAGAAAGAATGGGTAAATTTCACAGGATTCTGGAACCTGgtcttaattttttggttccaattattgataaaattaaatacgtTCAAAGTTTAAAAGAAATAGCTATCGATGTTCCCAAACAAAGTGCTATTACGTCAGACAACGTTACTCTGGACATTGATGGTGTCTTATATTTGCGTATTAATGATCCCTACAAGACTTCTTACGGCGTAGAAGATCCTGAATTTGCGATTATACAATTAGCACAAACAACTATGAGATCTGAGTTGGGAAAAATAGCTCTCGATAAAGTATTTAGAGAAAGAgaagatttaaatttcaatattgtTGAAAGTATCAACAAAGCTAGTGAAGTTTGGGGTATCACTTGTCTACGTTACGAAATTc GTGACATCAGATTGCCATTAAGAGTTCAAGAAGCGATGCAGATGCAAGTAGAAGCCGAGCGTCGAAAACGTGCAGCAATTTTAGAATCCGAAGGAACACGAACAGCAGATATAAATGTTGCTGAGGGTAAACGTCAGTCAAGAATATTAGCATCCGAAGCTGAGAAACAAGAGCAGATAAACAAAGCTAGTGGTGAAGCGAATGCTTTGCTAGCTGTTGCCGAAGCTCGTGCCAAAGGACTCCAAATAGTTGCCTCGGCACTGGGTCTCAAGGATGGTAAGAACGCGGCATCCTTGAACATCGCCGAGCAGTACATCCGCGCATTTAATCAATTAGCAAAAACAAAcaatacattaattttacCGAGCAATGTCGGTGATGTACCGAGCTTAGTTGCTCAAGCAATGACTATTTACAAGCAAATCGTGCCACAAGATACTGACATTATTAATGGAAACAATCCTGGTTCGTCAAAAAACTACGACGAGGTCATGGAGTATTTTAGTGACAAAGAAGAAGCTGAAAAGCACAGAGAAAATGACGCTGAATCTCGATCACCAAAATCATTGTCATAG
- the LOC103576169 gene encoding nucleolar protein 6 produces the protein MKLNKQKKVTEKVDVEVEEEEEEEDVELESEDDDDDNDDHETFKLMMKRKLEEAGDENEKPVKKMKKDNDLYKPPTVEELNQLRETETLFHSNLFRLQIEEVLTEVKPKDKYKKQFDLWFKKFKDAVMSIKETEDKELSNLKSLKKLKVKVADVEVPANEKGTYRFLKPSNISVIGSYSLGTTVGPNIMIDVMIEMPSSLFQKHDYQNYRYLRKRAIYLAYVAANLDSEVAERKSYYGESWMPKLKIIPAGSLGKRVTVNLHLTAESTSFKLSRFLPEKNSVRPQWYFKDDSKSDDLVPTPYYNSNILRDLTMAEVNSLNTKIISEYPNLRDGIILLKIWLHQRQPEQAYDGFNGHILTMYVLYLLYEKKLSTYMSSYQIIRNVWNNLAQSNWTEEGISMCQEPDGKSRVSQYHKYYDCVFIDTTGYHNLVANVSACNYLWIRSEASQAIKFLDSSKVDSFYNLFMKRLNFYSTFDHFVCLHDTQALEQLADKVSDDCKLDLGLNKRARVIRQLRNVLTRGLGKRVSEIYIQPEQFKDWEVTEDCSTGIGKILIGLQLNPDYCFNIIDKGPGANLPEAEEFRKFWGTKSELRRFQDGSVCEAAVWVKKNSVPKENLSSNKKKISNKKKIAEEKKHLPVEKVATLSEKRIICKQIVMYLLKVKFNLTKDQYLYVANQVEDVLHFKSTIITKFRYGTGEEATLQVLKVFGEFEKELTSLADLPLAITGVRGSSPVFRYTDVFPPLASVYKADDKNTRAGDHCLLLNEGDLEEVPKYAPAIEASVQLSGSGKWPDELEAVRKTKAAFHIQIAQCLRNQLKLKAKANVSHVDVFREGFVFRLRVAHQKEIAFMKRIVDENGVIKYRDNEESLELENKLFHLPKLTGALYGLHSQQPSFGPTCCLAKRWLSAQLIDYSHMPEVVVELIVAFIYLSPDPYKPTQMPQVGFIRFLEFFASKIWNTEAIIVNFNDEMTREEVLAVENMFGTSKETLPALFISTPYDHKTSTWTKRAPSRLILSRISSLAKETLRLVETELLKSCTLIWSPMFKPPLSAYDCLIHLKNQFNPRRYQYLDIDDSLPKSTWHPYKHHPHQKLPVVEFNPVEKYLEELRAGYGEFALFFHDTYGGSVIGVLLNPRALDTKDFKVANINCRRLGTDGKLALNIAAMIEDFSIIGQGLVDKIDLQSDKLL, from the exons atgaagttgaataaacagaaaaaagtCACAGAG aaagtAGATGTGGAagttgaagaagaagaagaagaagaagatgtTGAATTAGAATcagaagatgatgatgatgataatgatgatcatgaaacattcaaattaatgatgaaGAGAAAACTTGAGGAAGCGGGTGATGAAAACGAAAAGCcggtgaaaaaaatgaaaaaagacaACGATCTTTACAAGCCGCCGACAGTGGAGGAGTTGAACCAACTGCGAGAAACAGAAACTTTgtttcattcaaatttatttaggcTTCAAATAGAGGAGGTTTTGACTGAGGTTAAGCCAAAGGATAAATATAAGAAGCAGTTTGACCTCtggttcaaaaaattcaaggacGCTGTGATGTCCATTAAAGAAACTGAGGACAAGGAg ctgaGTAATTTGAAATCTTTGAAGAAACTCAAAGTTAAGGTAGCGGATGTCGAGGTACCAGCAAATGAAAAAGGGACTTATCGGTTTTTAAAACCGTCAAACATCAGTGTCATCGGTTCATACTCTCTTGGAACCACAGTAGGACCCAACATCATGATAGATGTGATGATCGAAATGCCATCATCTTTATTTCAAAAGCACGACTACCAGAACTACAGATACCTGAGAAAGCGCGCTATTTACTTGGCATACGTAGCAGCTAATTTAGATTCCGAAGTAGCAGAAAGGAAATCATATTACGGCGAGAGCTGGATGCCTAAGCTCAAAATAATTCCTGCCGGTTCATTGGGCAAGCGGGTGACGGTCAATCTTCATCTAACCGCGGAGTCGACAAGTTTCAAATTGAGTAGATTTTTGCCGGAGAAAAATAGCGTGAGACCTCAGTGGTATTTCAAAGATGACTCGAAGTCTGATGATCTCGTTCCAACACCTTATTACAACTCGAACATCCTTCGAGATCTAACAATGGCTGAAGTAAACTCACTAAACACTAAAATAATCTCCGAGTATCCAAATCTTAGGGACGGAATtattttgctaaaaatttGGCTTCACCAGCGGCAACCAGAGCAAGCTTACGACGGATTTAATGGACACATCCTGACTATGTACGTATTGTATCTGCTGTACGAAAAAAAGTTGAGTACTTATATGAGTAGCTACCAGATCATAAGAAACGTATGGAACAATTTGGCACAGAGTAATTGGACCGAGGAAGGGATTTCCATGTGCCAGGAACCTGATGGTAAATCTAGAGTATCTCAGTACCATAAATACTATGACTGCGTTTTTATTGACACGACTGGTTATCATAATTTAGTTGCTAATGTATCGGCTTGTAATTATCTGTGGATTCGCAGCGAAGCATCCCAGGCAATTAAATTTCTCGATAGTTCAAAAGTCGACAGTTTTTACAATCTTTTTATGAAacgattgaatttttattccacTTTTGACCACTTTGTCTGCCTGCATGACACTCAAGCACTTGAGCAGCTCGCGGATAAGGTTTCTGATGACTGTAAATTAGACTTGGGACTTAACAAACGCGCTCGAGTCATCAGACAGCTGAGAAATGTTCTGACAAGAGGTCTGGGTAAAAGAGTATCGGAAATTTATATCCAGCCGGAGCAGTTCAAGGACTGGGAAGTTACTGAAGATTGTTCAACGggtattggaaaaattttgattggcTTACAATTAAATCCCGATTATTGTTTCAATATCATTGACAAAGGTCCTGGTGCTAATTTGCCTGAAGCTGAGGAGTTTAGAAAATTCTGGGGAACTAAATCAGAGCTCCGGCGTTTCCAAGATGGCTCGGTCTGTGAAGCTGCTGTTTGGGTAAAGAAAAATTCAGTGcccaaagaaaatttatcatcaaataaaaagaaaatttcgaataaaaaaaaaatagctgaagaaaaaaaacatttaccGGTTGAAAAAGTTGCTACGTTGTCTGAGAAAAGAATAATTTGTAAACAGATAGTCATGTATCTTttgaaagttaaatttaatttaactaaagATCAATATTTGTACGTAGCAAATCAGGTTGAAGATGTCCTGCATTTTAAAAGCacaataattactaaatttcgTTATGGAACTGGCGAAGAAGCGACACTGCAAGTTCTCAAAGTATTTGGTGAGTTTGAGAAAGAATTGACATCACTTGCTGACTTGCCACTGGCTATTACTGGTGTTCGAGGAAGCAGTCCAGTGTTCAGGTACACAGATGTCTTCCCACCGCTCGCTTCCGTCTACAAAGCTGACGATAAAAACACAAGAGCCGGCGATCATTGCTTGCTACTGAATGAAGGCGACTTGGAAGAGGTGCCAAAGTACGCGCCCGCTATCGAAGCAAGTGTCCAGCTTTCAGGAAGTGGAAAGTGGCCAGACGAATTAGAAGctgtaagaaaaacaaaagCGGCGTTTCACATTCAGATCGCGCAGTGTCTGAGAAATCAGTTGAAGTTGAAAGCTAAAGCAAATGTCAGCCATGTCGATGTCTTCAGAGAAGGATTCGTTTTTAGACTGAGAGTCGCGCATCAAAAGGAAATAGCGTTTATGAAGCGAATCGTGGATGAGAATGGAGTAATTAAGTATAGAGACAATGAAGAGTCGCTGGAGCTAGAGAATAAACTGTTCCATTTGCCAAAATTAACTGGAGCACTCTATGGTCTCCATTCCCAGCAGCCTTCATTCGGCCCCACTTGTTGTCTCGCTAAACGTTGGCTCTCGGCCCAACTCATTGACTACTCTCATATGCCTGAAGTAGTTGTAGAACTTATTGTGGCCTTTATTTATCTGTCACCTGACCCCTACAAGCCAACGCAGATGCCACAAGTTGGTTTCATCAGATTTTTAGAATTCTTCGCCAGCAAAATTTGGAACACGGAAGCGATTAtcgttaattttaatgacgaAATGACCCGTGAAGAAGTCCTGGCAGTTGAAAATATGTTTGGGACATCGAAAGAAACCCTGCCAGCTCTATTTATTTCAACTCCATATGATCACAAAACTTCAACTTGGACTAAAAGAGCACCCTCGAGATTAATTCTCAGTAGGATTAGTTCGCTGGCGAAGGAAACCTTGAGACTTGTGGAGACTGAACTTTTGAAAAGTTGTACGCTGATATGGAGCCCGATGTTCAAGCCGCCTTTATCCGCTTACGATTGCTTGATCCATCTTAAGAATCAGTTTAATCCTCGAAGGTACCAGTACCTTGATATTGATGACAGTCTACCCAAAAGTACCTGGCATCCGTACAAGCACCATCCACATCAGAAGTTGCCCGTCGTCGAGTTCAATCCAGTTGAAAAGTATTTGGAAGAACTTAGAGCTGGATACGGCGAATTCGCGCTATTTTTCCATGACACATACGGCGGATCTGTCATTGGAGTTTTGCTAAATCCACGTGCTCTTGACACAAAGGATTTCAAAGTCGCAAATATAAACTGTCGACGACTAGGTACAGATGGGAAACTTGCTCTCAACATCGCTGCGATGATTGAagatttttcaataatcgGACAAGGTCTCGTTGATAAAATAGATTTACAATCTGACAAGTtattgtag
- the LOC103576167 gene encoding protein KRTCAP2 homolog: MAVTSGVSFMLSSIVTVILFSGMQMYKSWLTSSQLHTILGGYLGSMLFLFILTAVGNLESSIFGKNFQLKLFPEVFISLLFSMTASGLVHRVSTTTCFLFSMVALYYINKISQENYAAPITTALSHTKKKK, encoded by the exons ATGG cgGTCACAAGTGGAGTATCATTCATGCTGTCGTCAATAGTTaccgtaattttattttccggaATGCAAATGTACAAAAGCTGGCTGACTTCCTCTCAACTGCACACCATTTTAGGTGGTTATTTAGGTTCAATGctgtttctttttattttgacagccGTAGGAAATTTAGAATCTTCAATATTTGGGAAAAACTTCCAATTGAAATTATTCCCCGAAg tatttatatcattattattttcaatgaccGCATCTGGTCTAGTACATCGAGTGTCGACAACGACTTGCTTCCTCTTCTCTATGGTCGCACTCTATTACATTAACAAAATATCTCAAGAAAATTACGCAGCTCCAATTACAACAGCTTTGTcgcacacaaaaaaaaagaaataa
- the LOC103576168 gene encoding stomatin-like protein 2, mitochondrial isoform X2 has protein sequence MIGRTRLLSRNLGVFRNSIAHQDVVSPTSSLVSVCPVQVREKSTTPLNTVMMFVPQQEAWIVERMGKFHRILEPGLNFLVPIIDKIKYVQSLKEIAIDVPKQSAITSDNVTLDIDGVLYLRINDPYKTSYGVEDPEFAIIQLAQTTMRSELGKIALDKVFREREDLNFNIVESINKASEVWGITCLRYEIRDIRLPLRVQEAMQMQVEAERRKRAAILESEGTRTADINVAEGKRQSRILASEAEKQEQINKASGEANALLAVAEARAKGLQIVASALGLKDGKNAASLNIAEQYIRAFNQLAKTNNTLILPSNVGDVPSLVAQAMTIYKQIVPQDTDIINGNNPGSSKNYDEVMEYFSDKEEAEKHRENDAESRSPKSLS, from the exons ATGATTGGAAGAACGAGATTATTGTCAAGAAACCTCGGAGTTTTTCGG AATTCCATAGCGCATCAAGATGTTGTATCACCCACATCATCGCTGGTCTCTGTATGTCCTGTACAAGTTAGAGAAAAATCAACGACTCCTTTAAACACAGTTATGATGTTTGTTCCTCAGCAAGAg GCATGGATTGTAGAAAGAATGGGTAAATTTCACAGGATTCTGGAACCTGgtcttaattttttggttccaattattgataaaattaaatacgtTCAAAGTTTAAAAGAAATAGCTATCGATGTTCCCAAACAAAGTGCTATTACGTCAGACAACGTTACTCTGGACATTGATGGTGTCTTATATTTGCGTATTAATGATCCCTACAAGACTTCTTACGGCGTAGAAGATCCTGAATTTGCGATTATACAATTAGCACAAACAACTATGAGATCTGAGTTGGGAAAAATAGCTCTCGATAAAGTATTTAGAGAAAGAgaagatttaaatttcaatattgtTGAAAGTATCAACAAAGCTAGTGAAGTTTGGGGTATCACTTGTCTACGTTACGAAATTc GTGACATCAGATTGCCATTAAGAGTTCAAGAAGCGATGCAGATGCAAGTAGAAGCCGAGCGTCGAAAACGTGCAGCAATTTTAGAATCCGAAGGAACACGAACAGCAGATATAAATGTTGCTGAGGGTAAACGTCAGTCAAGAATATTAGCATCCGAAGCTGAGAAACAAGAGCAGATAAACAAAGCTAGTGGTGAAGCGAATGCTTTGCTAGCTGTTGCCGAAGCTCGTGCCAAAGGACTCCAAATAGTTGCCTCGGCACTGGGTCTCAAGGATGGTAAGAACGCGGCATCCTTGAACATCGCCGAGCAGTACATCCGCGCATTTAATCAATTAGCAAAAACAAAcaatacattaattttacCGAGCAATGTCGGTGATGTACCGAGCTTAGTTGCTCAAGCAATGACTATTTACAAGCAAATCGTGCCACAAGATACTGACATTATTAATGGAAACAATCCTGGTTCGTCAAAAAACTACGACGAGGTCATGGAGTATTTTAGTGACAAAGAAGAAGCTGAAAAGCACAGAGAAAATGACGCTGAATCTCGATCACCAAAATCATTGTCATAG